The following coding sequences lie in one Hoplias malabaricus isolate fHopMal1 chromosome 14, fHopMal1.hap1, whole genome shotgun sequence genomic window:
- the LOC136666256 gene encoding tumor necrosis factor receptor superfamily member 14-like isoform X1 yields MKKTAPCTSFLLYLFAAHIALIYGCGQSEYQSATGECCPMCTIGMVVLRDCVGDYSTACKPCSKGTFMNEPNGLEKCFPCKTCSNEQGLYVSRPCSTINNAVCEVMDGYYCADFSEMECTFAVKHTECHEGEEIKVPGTKTSDAVCQPCPEGFYSPLGVNCTRWTDCSVKDKVMEKEGNSVKDVQCKPKSRRRDGLIATAILHFCFLFFCLLFLFIKYCSLSDKTKHKKNDGNHRHGLSKPIPETSHGSSSVPNLPEENREEDTIPP; encoded by the exons ATGAAAAAGACGGCCCCATGCACTAGTTTTCTCCTGTACCTGTTTG CTGCTCATATTGCGCTCATATATGGGTGCGGCCAGAGTGAATATCAATCAGCAACTGGAGAATGCTGTCCCATGTGTACAATAG GGATGGTGGTGCTGAGGGACTGTGTTGGTGATTACAGCACTGCATGCAAACCTTGCTCCAAAGGAACATTTATGAATGAACCCAATGGTCTGGAAAAGTGTTTTCCCTGTAAAACATGTAGCAATG AGCAAGGTCTTTATGTTTCACGCCCCTGTTCCACTATAAACAATGCAGTCTGTGAGGTTATGGATGGATATTACTGTGCAGATTTCTCAGAGATGGAATGCACATTTGCAGTGAAGCACACAGAATGTCATGAAGGGGAGGAAATAAAAGTTCCAG GAACTAAAACCTCAGATGCTGTGTGTCAACCCTGTCCAGAAGGATTTTATTCTCCACTGGGGGTGAACTGCACCAGATGGACAGA CTGTTCAGTCAAAGATAAGGTCATGGAGAAAGAAGGCAATTCTGTAAAGGATGTTCAGTGCAAACCAAAATCGAGAAGGAGAGACGGTCTCATAGCAACTGCAATTCTGcacttctgttttttgtttttttgtttattatttttatttataaaatattgtaGTCTATCAGATAAaacaaagcacaaaaaaaaCGATG gTAACCACAGACATGGACTATCA aaGCCTATACCAGAAACGTCACATGGGAGTTCATCAGTACCAAATTTACC TGAGGAAAACAGAGAAGAGGATACAATACCACCATGA
- the LOC136666256 gene encoding tumor necrosis factor receptor superfamily member 5-like isoform X2 gives MCTIGMVVLRDCVGDYSTACKPCSKGTFMNEPNGLEKCFPCKTCSNEQGLYVSRPCSTINNAVCEVMDGYYCADFSEMECTFAVKHTECHEGEEIKVPGTKTSDAVCQPCPEGFYSPLGVNCTRWTDCSVKDKVMEKEGNSVKDVQCKPKSRRRDGLIATAILHFCFLFFCLLFLFIKYCSLSDKTKHKKNDGNHRHGLSKPIPETSHGSSSVPNLPEENREEDTIPP, from the exons ATGTGTACAATAG GGATGGTGGTGCTGAGGGACTGTGTTGGTGATTACAGCACTGCATGCAAACCTTGCTCCAAAGGAACATTTATGAATGAACCCAATGGTCTGGAAAAGTGTTTTCCCTGTAAAACATGTAGCAATG AGCAAGGTCTTTATGTTTCACGCCCCTGTTCCACTATAAACAATGCAGTCTGTGAGGTTATGGATGGATATTACTGTGCAGATTTCTCAGAGATGGAATGCACATTTGCAGTGAAGCACACAGAATGTCATGAAGGGGAGGAAATAAAAGTTCCAG GAACTAAAACCTCAGATGCTGTGTGTCAACCCTGTCCAGAAGGATTTTATTCTCCACTGGGGGTGAACTGCACCAGATGGACAGA CTGTTCAGTCAAAGATAAGGTCATGGAGAAAGAAGGCAATTCTGTAAAGGATGTTCAGTGCAAACCAAAATCGAGAAGGAGAGACGGTCTCATAGCAACTGCAATTCTGcacttctgttttttgtttttttgtttattatttttatttataaaatattgtaGTCTATCAGATAAaacaaagcacaaaaaaaaCGATG gTAACCACAGACATGGACTATCA aaGCCTATACCAGAAACGTCACATGGGAGTTCATCAGTACCAAATTTACC TGAGGAAAACAGAGAAGAGGATACAATACCACCATGA
- the LOC136666491 gene encoding tumor necrosis factor receptor superfamily member 14-like, whose protein sequence is MMTPCPSFLLYLFAAGIALIYGCGQSEYRSASGECCPMCTIGMVVLRDCVGDYSTACKPCSKGTFMNEPNGLAKCFPCKTCSDEQGLYVSRPCSTINNAVCEVMDGYYCADFSEMKCTFAVKHTECHEGEEIKVPGTKTSDTVCHPCPEGFYSPLGVNCTRWTDCSVKDKVMEKEGSSVKDVQCKPKSRRRDGLIATAILQFCFLFFCFFVYHFFIYKI, encoded by the exons ATGATGACCCCATGCCCTAGTTTCCTCCTGTACCTCTTTG CTGCTGGTATTGCACTCATATATGGGTGCGGCCAGAGTGAATATCGTTCAGCAAGTGGAGAATGCTGTCCCATGTGTACAATAG GGATGGTGGTGCTGAGGGACTGTGTTGGTGATTACAGCACTGCATGCAAACCTTGCTCCAAAGGAACATTTATGAATGAACCCAATGGTCTGGCAAAGTGTTTTCCCTGTAAAACATGTAGCGATG AGCAAGGTCTTTATGTTTCACGCCCCTGTTCCACTATAAACAATGCAGTCTGTGAGGTTATGGATGGATATTACTGTGCAGATTTCTCAGAGATGAAATGCACATTTGCAGTGAAGCACACAGAATGTCATGAAGGGGAGGAAATAAAAGTTCCAG GAACTAAAACCTCAGATACTGTGTGTCACCCCTGTCCAGAAGGATTTTATTCTCCACTGGGGGTGAACTGCACCAGATGGACAGA CTGTTCAGTCAAAGATAAGGTCATGGAGAAAGAAGGCAGTTCTGTAAAGGATGTTCAGTGCAAACCAAAATCGAGAAGGAGAGACGGTCTCATAGCAACTGCAATTCTGCagttctgttttttgtttttttgtttttttgtttatcatttttttatttataaaatatag